The Malus domestica chromosome 08, GDT2T_hap1 genomic interval AAATTAATGGTATTTTGGTTTTTtcacaaaatgaccaaaatgattgatggtggacaaactcaataaccaattttattgatttcaaatctcaaagaccaaaatgagaagttatacaaatctcaaaaactattttggctaaaaagcctttataTTAATGTGCCCAAAGTAATTAACTCGAAGACAAACATCCCAATCATAGCTTAAAAAGATAATATCATAACTAAAAAGAGCCCACGAACTAGAGTTGGCCGATACAAATGTGTAGCATCAATAATACGCAACCTAGAAGAAACTAGCCCTTGAATAAGTTGATCTTTAACTGCAGATGCATCATCACTTTTCATTTTGTAATTCATTCCAGTATACTTATTAAAAACTTTTTCACTCAAACAAAAAGATTAGGTAACCCAAATGTTGTTCAAACGCATATATaactaacaaaaaatcattataacaagaaaaaaaaaaatgctgatACTCAAGATACATCACATCCCTCCTACAATACACCTGATCAAAAGGTTGGCACCCATTTACGTTATAAATCACTTTACCTGTATATATTTGTCACCACACTTGGAAATATAGGTGGTGGTCAAACCGATTACCATGATCGATCTCCAAATAACAAAAATGAATTTGCACAAGTTATTTGATGCCCAAGTTATTAAACAAGAAGAGGCCGTTGCTAAAAAACAATGAGACCCAAATACTCAATCATAAACGACGACTAATTTATAAATCAAGGCAAGCAGACTTGGTGAGAAACAAGaattcaaacaaaaattcaTCACAACAAAGAGAATACAACACACACCCAATTCCTCATATGAGCTAATAAAAGGGTTAGAAGTCaagcaaaaaatgaattaacTAAACACCCAGAAAGATCCAAATGTAGAAgtccaaaaccataaaaaaaataataataaatattgaAGATCATGGATTGATAGTGATCCCAAAAAAcgaagggaattgttattagaactccaaaaatttcatttggcacttcaaactttctataattagaaagaaaaatacacttgtgatgagtgtagaatgagatttttggaatgctaataacagttcccaaAACCAAATATACCCAATAAATTTCCATCATTAGTTGAAACTGATCAATTCATTGATTTTCTTATGAGTGATACAAGTATTGGTATACACAAGTTATATGAGGAGTGATGAGTCCatattataccatatattttaccatattcttagtattaatttatttgttgttttggtagaactttgatactttgttatatattttcaatgtaggacattcgatttcctctggagcaaaaaataaCCAACCGGATGACTTTTGGAGTAtttccaattggaggatgttcgtgagtctttcaagatgattgtatcaaaattccagatttttctaccaagtcgTTTGACCGTGGCAACGAAATAAAGACCCAGTGTGCATCTTTCTCAGATTGACATTAACGGACGTTTTAggtattttggaggtcaagatggcatattttgaggaagattcatTCTGATGATTTGTAGACGACATCTtcagctttcaaaagagacctTTTGGGACTAGATCGAAGTTGATTTGATTGGTCAAAAGTGTGATTTTCTGAGAAGTTCGaaattttagttcaaataggaaaccttttattttctgttttatgattttattatgtttACTAGTATTATTCTAAGACATTTTCtaggtagggttttattttgtattagtataaatcaggctttttagccattagaaaaagggggggggggagaacACACACACTATTTGGAGAATTACTTTGgacgattcaagtttattttcaaggtattTTCTATCCatattcttaataatattttattttatgattgttagtaactagtttcgtttgctagggtgaggccacgagccttaacaagaatatgtagtttctttttaattttcttatgatattatgcatgcaagttttgaattattaatcactgtgttTGAAACTATCTAATTTTCTTGATGACTAgtcaccattaggatattttagaaaagtaatttgatgcaattttggctgAGGGCTGTTCCTGGAATTGgcactggcttcttgtgattaatatgtgtaacttcttaggatggacgacacgtcttaagggttatatggtttGTCAAAAggatttcacaaaatttaatgAGTCTCGCATGTTCACATTCAATCTAGATGCCACGGACAGGTtacatgttagatatacattctatgttggaggttcaaagtagggcatactttaggaaaaccttaccttcaaatatgcatgtgtaatgcATAAGTAATTAGAAGAACTACGTAGGATGGTTAAGGTGATGGCGGAACCTagtgctcaaatttattttcaaaactattttcttttgttttctttattttgccaatttatttaatcgtttttaattaaattcattttcaatattttaggtcataaaatcaacaTCTTCCAAACTTTGTCTTCAAATagttaattaagatttggtatttatataaattattcattcatttCCTGTGGAAAATGACCTTACTTGAGCTACTATACTATGATAACCTTGTTCTATTACAAGtgtgtttaagtgtttttatccatACTTTTATAGGTGGTAAAAATCTCTATCGATCGGAGATAAGCCTCCAGGACACGTAGTATTACAATGCAGAGCAACTAGAAGATAAACATTACAATTGAGAGCATATCCTAATATTCGATAATTCCACAATATATAGTCCCAATCTTAATCAACAATAGCTtatgcttttaatttttaattttgtcagataCTATTTAAGTTAATACTACTCAAGTTAAGAGCACTCACTGCTCTGGATTCAAGGAGAACCTCATATTATAAAATCGCTTCTCcataaaacataaatgattAGCTCTAGCAATTGACTGCATAGTATAAAGTGGTAGCTTAAACAATTATGTACGATTCAATTTCATAGCATCtacaaagacaaaaaaaatactaaaccTTCTTTTTAGATTAATTTGTATAAGCAACAAGCCGAAAAAATTTACGTTTAAACAGCAAGAAAAATAAAGTCATCCTACAAGTTCAcgatgataagctcatatttatacatattttacatcaaattcacttgtcttttcttagtttgttccttatatttttgaactATTTaccttgtttttgtgttttgtgggatttgtcaagcaaagaaaagaaaaatagcacaagtgagattttaagtaacaaattcgtcaaaactgcatgtgcagatcagctgactttgaaAGCAAGTTGAGAACAACtcaaaatgaattagagaatgagccttatatgcttagAAAGTTACGGATGTTTATTTTCTAGAGCATttcacggattgttaatatcatttgtctAGAAGAAGctatggccgttttaacactgaaaggttaccaagaggctgagcagtttgtaactgcaatgaaagcaataaacacaataaatctagcagccaaaactgatgcagccaagaacaagtcagctgacacgtattcaaatataaaagtgaatgaaattaaagatgaggattaagatggagtaattggcataaaggctacccaaagagttacaattgttttaccatttcctctcacttattgtcatcactaaatggttattagtgggtgagttaaggagaagaaaaagaattggtttaaaaacAGCGTTAGGGAAGGAAGGAAAtgaaggaggaaatcttggcattctcttctttcggttttatcttctcaaactcatgtctttcttttggttttatttaaggattatgtgtaactaatttttattagttaggggctgttttgaaacCCCGAATATGATtacaagtttgttatgacatttcatttgaattacttttttgaatggatgaaaattggttcactacttatGTCAGTGATTAatgctttatttgttttctatggatgcatacttagtaagcatatctaggattctaatgctatgaatatgtgtgtgtctgccctagttgaatgaggacctacatatgttctagagtagtatttattaattgcgattaacatgtgaactaatttctaggataagtaagacaccATTAGTACTTACGATACCTTAttatgactcaaactcttttcgttcttaatgatttctacttgttaaatctatgaacacgtcattctagattgcatgctagagACTAAGTTAAGTTAAAAacgtcattctcttaacatactacataagaaagagcaataggttgagttctaacattgagctaacttaagcatcttcatccggaaataaaaggaatttgaatgaaacataacatgtttgcatgattatttggtggtggataacaATTCCCCTAAttcgttttttttaatttgtgaactatttaaaatatgtttctgttttgttcgatttaatcTAAATATCAAATCTACTccaataatcccaaaaatttgtgtgagtgtagctctgtgtgtctagtgtctACATATAAATTTTCATAGACTTTAGATTAGTGTGagtcggtctaataattatttttcggtgactagtcagtagggacagcaaccaGTTTGTGTGACATTTtaataaaacaatcttctgtaGAAAgatccttattttcatatgctacaattgacaaatcttagtattaataaggaaaatcaataggacatttgtgtgctactttgtggtgtgcttttaattcTATCACACAACAAcaagaaaaatatcaaaatataaaaagcaattaggaaaatttattaaaaatcctCCAATAATAAATCATGTTATGATCCCTAACCATATAATAAAAAAGCCAGAAACATAGAGTTGTTTTATTAACACACGAGAGAGGAGATCAGCTTCATGTGTGAAAGAAGTGAGTAATCCAAAagacagagagaaagaaagaagaaagtgaATTGGAAAGGTCTAGATTTCACTCATTTGATATTTCATGGAGGTGCTATAATTTCCTGTTGTGGGCATTTGTAAGAGAGGTAAAAAGTTTATCTGACGCAAATTCTATTTGTCATGTATTTCGAGAATACTTGATGAATCCACTCGCTTGGTAGCCGAGTAGTCATTTGGGACACAATTGAATAGTTTATCACGTATCCTTACAATAGGTGACAAATTTTTAAGCGCCACAATAAATTCCGTCATCTaatccatatatatattttttttgtggtgATCTCGAACGCTTGAGGAGTCACCAACTAACGTCAACCCACTAGAGTCAAAGAGTACCTGGCTTTCTACACAATATCCCCAATAATAGAAGATACTCTTCAATGTGTCCGGAATACGGGGCGGTATGTTATATGCTATTATACGAGAAATTATTAGATGGTACAGTATTACCACATGGCACTGACAGCTGGTAGTACCCACCAATAAATTCATGACATGTGGCAagttaattattaaataaaaattaatggcTGGGTTTTACAAGATCCTAACACCGTTAGGTCTCTGCTAAAAAACTGCTGTGACTGTCTGCCTCTCCTCCTTCCCGATGCCTTTCTCCTCCTTTTCCACCAAAACTGATTTCTCGTATCCCACCTTTTGGTTTTTCACCAAAACCAAAAGCTTTTGTTGCGCTCCCAATCGAATCTGTCCTTTCTCAAGAAAAGGAAAGCTCTGCAacgttcaaagaaaaaaaaaaaaaaagaacctcaTCCCtgtttacttgaatcaaaacccaaaaatctcATGCTACAGGTACTGGAAATTTTTGCTTGAATCTTACTGCAATTTGGTATTTTTTGCTTGAATCTGACTGCGAAAACCAAAAATATGTGTTTCTGTTATTATTTTCTTCTTAAACCTGCAACTGCAGGCAGTGATGTAAAACCCAGGCAGTGTTATATGTCATTTGGTGTTGAATTTGATAAGCTAGTATGTGTTTGTATTGATCATAAAGAAAAGTAGGACAAGAGATAACGCATACATGCAAAGGAGAGAAGGAACAGACTCCTTCAATGATTTTCAAGAAATTGTTGCTTGAATCTTACTGCAATTTGGAATTTTTTGCTTGAATCTTACTGCAATTTCTtgcttgaattttgttttaccCTTTTTGATTCCAGCTTGTTTAAATTCTGGGACCATTCTCAAAAAGTAGGCTCCGCACCATTCACAAAAAAGCAAAGCTTCACCAAGGAAGAATATGGATACTGGTAAAATATTTAACCTATCAGCCTATTTGGTTTGTCTTTttagcaatttctcttttcatttttaactttttattcgACTGCTATCATATGTCTGTTATTTTTGCATCCATTATTTAACCGTTCAATTACAtacaaatttttcattcacGTACAAATTTTTCTTGTACAATATTCATTGATACCGATAGTGATGAAGAAAATAATCAGAAAGAAGATCCAATCATTGATATAGAAAGTGATGAAGAAAATAATAGAGAAAAAGATCCAGTCATTGTGAATCGAACGGAGAATTTCGATGACATTTTCGTGGGAAAAGTTGTACTAAATGAAAAGGAAGCTTATGATCTCTACAACAACTATGCTACGACATTTGGATTCAGTGTTCGTAAGGGACAAAAGAGATATAATAGAAAGAATCAACTAAGacaagtttgttatctttgttcAAAAGAAGGTTTTAAGGTAGATGGTGACCCGTCAGAAGCAAGCAATTCTTATAAACTAGAGACAAGAACAGGATGCAAAGCTGGAATTCGATTTGCAGTACAAACGGATGGTACGTTGAAAGTTGCTCAATTTTTTACTCAACACAATCACGAGCTTGCTAAACCAGAAGAGAGGCAGTTTTTGAGATCAAATAGAAAAGTTTCTGAAGCCCAGTTGGGTGTGATTAAAACCATGGCAGCTGCAGGAATAAGAACTACAAATACATATTCTTATTTAGCAGAAGAAGCTGGTGGGTCTCAGAATGTAGGTTTTACACAAAGAGATTGCTACAATGTtgtgaataaggaaaaaatggtCATGTTTGAAGCAGGGGATGCTCAAAGTTTGATCAACCTTTTCAAGCACAAGCAAGCAGAAGATCATATGTTCTTTTACACTGTGCAAGTGGATCAAGAAAATCGAATGACAAACTTTTTTTGGAGAGATGGAAGGTCGCGACTTGACTATGAGTGCTTTGGGGATGTTGTAGTATTTGATACTACATATCGTACCAATAGGTATAACATGATTTGTGCTCCTTTTGTCGGCGTTAATCACCATTGGAAAAATGTATTGTTTGGTTGTGCATTTTTACTGGATGAGAAAACAGAAACGTTTACTTGGTTATTTGATACTTTTTTGGAATCAATAGGAGGTCAAAAGCCAAAGACAATTTTTACTGATCAGTGTCAAGCTATGGCAAATGGCATTGAAAAAGTTTTTTCTGGGGTATGTCATCGTTTATGCTCGTGGCACATTTCTCAGAATTGTGCAAAAAATATGTCAAGTCTCTATGCGAACCCTGATTTTAGACGTTTGTTCAATAAATGTCTTAAATATTATGAGACGGAATTGGAATTCCAGTCGACTTGGGATGAGCTTGTTGCAGAAGTCAACCTTACAGGGTGCTCACGGATGTGCTCACGGATGAATATGTTGTATGCGCTTCGTGCCAAATGGTGTCCGGCATTTAGCCATGATACTTTCACATGTCGGATACAATCTTCACAAAGAAGTGAGAGCACGAATAATGTTTTCCACCAAATTTCTACCAAGACAATGAGACTTATTGAATTTGTGCATCATTATGATAAACAAGCAGCAAAAATGCGTACAAGTGAATCAGAAGAGTCTTATTGTTACAATCAGGGTCTCCCTTCTAGAGTTGCCCAAATGAGTGGAATTTTGAAGCATGCTGCTACTGTCTACACTAggaaaatgtttaaaatatttgaaaaagagTTTTTGAATAGCTTAGCAGTGACAATGCATGAATATGAGAGTTGTGGTACAATACACTCTTTTGAACTTAATGCGGAGGGTCACATAAGAGTTTACCTTGTCCAACTTAACTCATCAGATGGCACGGTTTCTTGTAGCTGCAAAATGTATGAGTTCGTGGGTTTGTTGTGTCGTCATGCTCTAAGGGTACTAAACGTCAAATCTTGGACTGAAATACCTTCACAACATATATTGAAGCGTTGGACAAAAGATGCAAAGAAAGGATTGCATGCAAATGAGCATAGTCAATTATTGCAGGTAAAAGGTGAACCATCTGTTACATTGCGTCGAAATGCTTTGATGCGAATGGCTTATAATATATTGAGTAAGGGAGCAGAGTCCGAAAGTGCTACTAGAGTTGCCATGAAAAAATTGGGAGAGATGGAGGAATTGATTGAAAAGGATATGATCAAGTCAAAGGGTGAAGTTAATAAAGAGAGCAATGATAACAATGATGATGATTGTAATGAAAATGGTTGCTCAGGTGATGAGCCACCAATATTGAATCCTCCGTTGGTAAGGCCGAAAGGAGTAAGCAATGCCAGATTAAAAAGTGCTATGgagaaacgaaaaaaaaaagcatctaAAGATACTGTCTCATCtggtaaataaaattttatatttttattgactATTAGATGTAATTCTAATATTCTTTTTtacttaaaaattttaaatttgttttgtaggGAAAACCAAGAAGCCAAGCAATATAGGCCCTTCACATAGTTCAACACCATATGATTCAAATTTTCTTCAACAACTCAGTGTACCCACTAGTACAAATGTTACGCAGGTTTACCCAACTATGAGCTTGTTAACAACAAATAGTCATGCATTGCCTCCATCAAACCAAGTAAACTAATTTGTTAGTTTACAGTGATGTATGTTTTAAGACCTTGAATGCTCTTATCTTCTCTAAATTCGACTAATTGCATATCATCTTATAAATGTTACACAGGTCTTCCCAGCTGTGAGCTTGTTAACAACAAA includes:
- the LOC103416888 gene encoding protein FAR1-RELATED SEQUENCE 5-like, translating into MAVAGRESEAKFGEGGDAGGEGVSAEEKEDPIIDIESDEENNREKDPVIVNRTENFDDIFVGKVVLNEKEAYDLYNNYATTFGFSVRKGQKRYNRKNQLRQVCYLCSKEGFKVDGDPSEASNSYKLETRTGCKAGIRFAVQTDGTLKVAQFFTQHNHELAKPEERQFLRSNRKVSEAQLGVIKTMAAAGIRTTNTYSYLAEEAGGSQNVGFTQRDCYNVVNKEKMVMFEAGDAQSLINLFKHKQAEDHMFFYTVQVDQENRMTNFFWRDGRSRLDYECFGDVVVFDTTYRTNRYNMICAPFVGVNHHWKNVLFGCAFLLDEKTETFTWLFDTFLESIGGQKPKTIFTDQCQAMANGIEKVFSGVCHRLCSWHISQNCAKNMSSLYANPDFRRLFNKCLKYYETELEFQSTWDELVAEVNLTGCSRMCSRMNMLYALRAKWCPAFSHDTFTCRIQSSQRSESTNNVFHQISTKTMRLIEFVHHYDKQAAKMRTSESEESYCYNQGLPSRVAQMSGILKHAATVYTRKMFKIFEKEFLNSLAVTMHEYESCGTIHSFELNAEGHIRVYLVQLNSSDGTVSCSCKMYEFVGLLCRHALRVLNVKSWTEIPSQHILKRWTKDAKKGLHANEHSQLLQVKGEPSVTLRRNALMRMAYNILSKGAESESATRVAMKKLGEMEELIEKDMIKSKGEVNKESNDNNDDDCNENGCSGDEPPILNPPLGKPRSQAI